Proteins from a genomic interval of Phlebotomus papatasi isolate M1 chromosome 3, Ppap_2.1, whole genome shotgun sequence:
- the LOC129807660 gene encoding galactosylgalactosylxylosylprotein 3-beta-glucuronosyltransferase S, translating to MGFEIFSRWKNNYTHVFHCRNTLGVCGLLFLLFLYILWSSSAGVKIYEASVSESDSMFICNVNLQDNRKFNEKDSTWPTIYFVTPTYPRREQIAELIRLGQTLMHIPNLHWIVADDVDVCNSYLDFILNDFGIPYTHIASPMPDIYRSKSTIPRGVANRRAALSWIRSNNIRSGVLYFGDDDNTFSLRLFSEIRYTKRVSMFPVGLIGKYAVSTPVVKNGRVVGFFDSWPAKRQWPVDMAGFAVNLEYLAQHPNATMPYKAGYEEDEFLKSIKLKMEHIEPKANNCTEIFVWHTQTTKVKAPTIKIDDHMVESDKTSLGPLLKNLDAMGISHTSSTSGVKAEIIRNGKMKSVSTLL from the exons ATgggatttgaaatattttcgcgGTGGAAGAATAATTATACTCATGTCTTCCACTGCCGAAATACACTTGGTGTCTGTGGGCTGCTATTCCTTCTTTTCCTGTACATCTTATGGTCATCATCAGCAG GTGTTAAAATTTACGAAGCGTCAGTTTCGGAAAGCGATAGCATGTTCATTTGCAATGTGAATCTGCAAGACAATcgcaaattcaatgaaaaagatTCAACATGGCCTACGATATATTTTGTAACGCCAACGTATCCCCGTCGGGAACAAATTGCAGAACTAATCAGGCTAGGCCAAACCCTAATGCATATTCCTAATTTGCACTGGATCGTGGCCGATGATGTAGATGTTTGCAATAGTTACTTAGATTTTATCCTCAACGATTTTG GAATTCCTTACACCCATATTGCTAGTCCTATGCCAGATATCTACCGCAGCAAAAGCACAATTCCTCGTGGTGTTGCGAATCGACGGGCTGCACTCTCATGGATTCGATCTAACAACATTCGCTCAGGAGTCCTTTATTTTGGCGATGATGACAATACCTTTAGTTTACGTCTTTTTTCTGAAATTCGCTACACGAAGCGAGTCTCAATGTTTCCAGTGGGTCTTATTGGGAAATACGCTGTTAGTACACCAGTTGTGAAAAATGGTCGTGTTGTAGGATTTTTTGATTCATGGCCAGCCAAGAGACAATGGCCAGTGGATATGGCGGGCTTTGCTGTAAATCTTGAGTACTTGGCTCAACATCCAAATGCTACAATGCCATATAAAGCAGGATATGAAGAGGATGAATTCCTTAAAAGTATTAAACTGAAAATGGAGCATATTGAGCCAAAGGCCAATAATTGCACAGAAATTTTTGTTTGGCATACACAAACGACTAAAGTCAAGGCTCCCACAATTAAAATCGATGATCACATGGTAGAGTCTGATAAGACTAGTCTTGGGCCACTTCTCAAGAACCTCGATGCTATGGGGATCAGCCATACCAGCTCCACGTCAG GAGTGAAGGCTGAAATCATTAGGAATGGTAAAATGAAGTCTGTTTCAACGCTACTTTGA